Proteins from one Nitrobacteraceae bacterium AZCC 2146 genomic window:
- a CDS encoding hypothetical protein (product_source=Hypo-rule applied; pfam=PF09594; transmembrane_helix_parts=Inside_1_23,TMhelix_24_46,Outside_47_105,TMhelix_106_128,Inside_129_139,TMhelix_140_162,Outside_163_171,TMhelix_172_194,Inside_195_200,TMhelix_201_218,Outside_219_221,TMhelix_222_244,Inside_245_280,TMhelix_281_303,Outside_304_317,TMhelix_318_340,Inside_341_360,TMhelix_361_383,Outside_384_406) has protein sequence MAASRSTLEIAPVQIKIPARLRKVCFALCAMNLTLCLVAYFVRAWIYDRNGLGIPTDFISFWAAGRLVLDGFPAQAFDWDILRRIEVAKLGQDFAGNYPWHYPPPFFFVASVLALLPYSVAYLGWILASIVPYLAAMRAIVGHNFGVLLALAPPIVFLNALVGQNGFLTAALIGGTLYLIPIRPVLAGICLGLLTYKPQYGLLFPIALIAAGHWRVFVSASVTAIAMFVVSWLAFGAESWLAFFHWMPRSSQAILTEGKATWWKLQSIFSMVRYFGGTEQLAWAFQFVLTASVAVVLALMWRSRVPYTLKAAALAAGTLLATPYLAIYDMMVLAIPIAFLVRIGLKTGFRGYELPALGGALVLIACYFTATPTGLGATLIVSILILGRAGSWWRREPAPAVVAAGV, from the coding sequence ATGGCCGCTTCCCGCTCCACCCTCGAAATCGCCCCAGTCCAAATCAAAATTCCCGCGCGACTCCGGAAGGTGTGTTTTGCGCTGTGCGCAATGAACCTGACGCTTTGCCTGGTGGCGTATTTTGTGCGCGCGTGGATTTACGATCGGAACGGCCTCGGCATCCCGACGGACTTCATCAGCTTCTGGGCTGCCGGGCGTCTCGTGCTCGATGGCTTTCCGGCACAGGCCTTTGACTGGGACATCCTGAGGCGGATTGAGGTCGCGAAGCTCGGTCAGGATTTTGCCGGCAATTATCCCTGGCATTACCCCCCGCCGTTCTTCTTCGTCGCATCCGTGCTGGCGCTGTTGCCCTATTCGGTGGCGTATCTCGGCTGGATTCTTGCTAGCATCGTGCCTTATCTTGCCGCCATGCGCGCGATCGTCGGCCACAACTTCGGCGTTCTGCTCGCCCTCGCCCCTCCAATCGTTTTCCTCAATGCGCTAGTCGGGCAGAACGGCTTCCTCACCGCGGCGCTGATCGGCGGCACGCTCTATCTGATCCCGATACGCCCGGTGCTCGCCGGCATCTGCCTCGGGCTATTGACGTACAAGCCGCAATACGGGCTGCTGTTTCCGATTGCGCTGATCGCGGCCGGGCATTGGCGCGTGTTCGTCAGCGCCAGCGTGACGGCTATCGCGATGTTCGTCGTTTCGTGGCTCGCCTTCGGCGCCGAGAGCTGGCTGGCGTTCTTCCACTGGATGCCGAGATCCTCGCAAGCGATCTTGACCGAGGGCAAGGCGACATGGTGGAAGTTGCAGAGCATCTTCTCAATGGTGCGTTATTTCGGCGGCACCGAACAGCTGGCCTGGGCATTCCAGTTTGTCCTCACAGCGTCCGTTGCGGTGGTGTTGGCGCTGATGTGGCGGAGCCGCGTGCCCTATACCTTGAAGGCCGCTGCTCTTGCCGCGGGGACGCTGCTGGCCACGCCTTATCTCGCCATATACGACATGATGGTGCTTGCCATTCCCATCGCCTTCCTGGTCCGCATCGGATTAAAGACCGGCTTTCGCGGCTACGAACTTCCGGCACTGGGCGGCGCGCTCGTTCTCATCGCCTGTTACTTCACGGCCACGCCGACGGGACTCGGCGCGACGCTGATTGTTTCAATACTCATCCTGGGTCGTGCCGGTTCGTGGTGGCGGCGTGAGCCGGCGCCAGCCGTGGTTGCGGCGGGCGTATAG